In a single window of the Nodularia spumigena CCY9414 genome:
- the bchH gene encoding magnesium chelatase subunit H, protein MKRIVLIAGFESFNADLYRKAAEVAKSRCADLDIRVFSDRHITTQRSEVEAALDGADVFFGSLLFDYDQVLWLRDRISQIPIRLVFESALELMSLTKLGIFAIGDKPKGIPKPVKFILDKFSNGREEDKLAGYISFLKIGPKLLKFVPVQKVQDLRNWLIIYGYWNAGGSENVAALFWILAEKYLNLKVGDIPPPIETPNMGLLHPDYQGFFTSPREYLKWYKNQRISKISHSPLPRLLSGVEVTPHSPVIGILLYRKHVITKQPYIPQLIRRFESAGLIPLPIFINGVEGHVAVRDWMTTDYETQQRQKGNTETLSLSEQAVQVNAIVSTIGFPLVGGPAGSMEAGRQVEVAKRILAAKNVPYIVAAPLLIQDIHSWTRQGVGGLQSVLLYALPELDGAIDTIALGGLVGEQIYLIPERVQRLIGRVKNWIALRQKSASERKIAIILYGFPPGYGAVGTAALLNVPRSLIKFLHALKDQGYHVGDIPEDGEELIRQVKAADEEMETWEKNKPFPSSANTVHFRRLEKWLGYLLTSRIEKQWKSLTGTGIKTYGEELHIGGVQLGNIWIGVQPPLGIQGDPMRLMFERDLTPHPQYAAFYKWLQNDFAADAVVHFGMHGTVEWLPGSPLGNTGYSWSDILLGDLPNLYIYAANNPSESMLAKRRGYGVLISHNVPPYGRAGLYKQLLSLRDLISEYREDPQKNYLLKEVICKQIVDSGLDADCPFDDAKRLGIAFSPENVRMFSDRAFDDYLVKLYEYLQVLENRLFSSGLHILGEPPNEEGLAGYLDAYFGEDNVREACAQRIPPSRQERQEEEELISGLLMQCTDELGSLLRGLNGEYILPAPGGDLLRDGAGVLPTGRNIHALDPYRMPSPAAFARGREVGRKVIAQHLAEHGSYPETVAVMLWGLDAIKTKGESLGILLELVGAEPVKEGTGRIVRYELQPLAQVGHPRIDILGNLSGIFRDSFVNIIELLDDLFQRAADADEPEDQNFIRKHALALQAQGVENSSARLFSNPAGDFGSLVNDQVVDGNWESGEELGNTWQGRNVFSYGRQDKGQARPEILNALLKTSDRIVQEIDSVEYGLTDIQEYYANTGGLKKAAEMQRGKKVTTSFVESFSKDTTPRNLDDLLRMEYRSKLVNPKWAQAMANQGSGGAFEISQRMTALIGWGGTADFQDDWVYDQAADTYALDAEMADKLRKANPEAFRNILSRMIEAHGRGIWQADADKLDKLRRLYDLTDEQLEGVTV, encoded by the coding sequence ATGAAACGCATTGTCTTGATTGCTGGATTTGAATCGTTTAACGCTGACTTGTACAGGAAAGCGGCTGAGGTGGCGAAATCGCGCTGTGCTGATTTGGATATTCGGGTGTTTAGCGATCGCCATATTACCACTCAGCGCAGCGAAGTAGAAGCAGCACTAGATGGCGCTGATGTATTTTTCGGTAGTCTGCTATTTGATTATGATCAGGTTTTGTGGTTACGCGATCGCATTTCCCAAATTCCCATCCGTTTGGTGTTCGAGTCAGCCTTAGAATTGATGAGTTTAACCAAACTCGGTATTTTTGCCATTGGCGACAAACCCAAAGGAATACCGAAACCCGTTAAATTCATCCTGGATAAATTCAGCAACGGACGCGAAGAAGACAAACTCGCTGGTTATATTAGTTTCTTAAAAATCGGCCCCAAACTTCTCAAATTCGTCCCAGTGCAGAAAGTCCAAGACTTACGCAACTGGTTAATTATCTATGGATACTGGAACGCCGGCGGTTCCGAAAACGTAGCCGCATTATTCTGGATACTAGCAGAAAAATACTTAAATTTAAAAGTCGGAGATATTCCCCCACCCATTGAAACCCCCAACATGGGTTTACTTCATCCCGACTATCAGGGATTTTTCACGTCCCCCCGTGAATATTTGAAGTGGTATAAAAATCAGAGAATCAGCAAAATTTCCCACTCCCCACTCCCCCGGTTACTGAGCGGAGTCGAAGTAACTCCCCACTCCCCAGTCATCGGGATTTTACTCTACCGCAAGCACGTAATTACCAAACAACCATATATTCCCCAATTAATCCGCCGTTTTGAATCAGCCGGGTTAATTCCCCTACCCATTTTTATTAATGGTGTAGAAGGACACGTAGCAGTCAGAGATTGGATGACCACCGACTACGAAACCCAGCAAAGACAAAAAGGTAATACTGAAACTCTCTCACTTTCTGAGCAAGCCGTCCAGGTAAATGCAATTGTTTCTACCATTGGCTTTCCTCTCGTCGGTGGTCCCGCAGGTTCAATGGAAGCAGGGCGACAAGTGGAAGTAGCTAAACGCATCCTCGCTGCTAAGAATGTACCCTATATAGTAGCCGCACCCCTGCTAATTCAAGATATTCACTCATGGACGCGTCAAGGTGTGGGCGGACTGCAAAGTGTCCTATTGTATGCTTTACCTGAACTCGATGGCGCAATTGATACCATTGCCCTCGGCGGTTTAGTAGGGGAACAGATTTATCTAATTCCAGAACGAGTCCAACGCTTAATTGGTAGAGTCAAAAATTGGATTGCTTTACGCCAAAAGTCGGCATCAGAACGCAAAATAGCAATTATATTATATGGATTTCCCCCAGGATATGGGGCTGTGGGGACTGCGGCTTTATTGAACGTTCCCCGGAGTCTAATTAAGTTTCTTCACGCCCTCAAAGACCAAGGTTATCACGTTGGTGATATTCCTGAAGATGGGGAAGAATTAATTCGTCAGGTGAAAGCAGCAGATGAAGAAATGGAAACATGGGAAAAAAATAAGCCTTTCCCCTCATCTGCAAATACTGTGCATTTCCGGAGGTTAGAAAAATGGTTGGGATATCTGCTAACTTCCCGCATTGAAAAACAATGGAAGTCTTTAACGGGAACTGGAATTAAAACTTATGGGGAGGAATTACATATTGGCGGTGTGCAGTTAGGTAATATCTGGATTGGTGTCCAACCACCTTTGGGTATACAAGGCGACCCGATGCGCTTAATGTTTGAACGAGATTTAACTCCTCATCCTCAGTATGCGGCTTTCTATAAATGGTTGCAAAATGATTTTGCGGCTGATGCTGTGGTTCATTTTGGGATGCACGGGACTGTAGAATGGTTGCCTGGTTCACCGTTGGGTAATACTGGTTATTCTTGGTCGGATATTCTGCTGGGGGATTTGCCTAATCTCTATATATATGCGGCAAATAATCCTTCTGAGTCGATGTTGGCGAAGCGTCGCGGTTATGGGGTGTTAATTTCTCACAATGTCCCGCCTTATGGTCGGGCTGGTTTATATAAGCAGTTGCTGTCTTTGCGGGATTTAATTTCGGAGTATCGTGAGGACCCGCAGAAAAATTATCTGTTGAAGGAGGTTATTTGTAAGCAGATTGTTGATTCTGGTTTGGATGCTGATTGTCCTTTTGATGATGCTAAACGTTTGGGGATTGCTTTTAGTCCTGAAAATGTGCGAATGTTTAGCGATCGCGCTTTTGATGATTATTTGGTGAAGTTATACGAATATTTGCAGGTGTTGGAGAATCGTCTGTTTTCTTCGGGTTTGCATATTTTGGGGGAACCGCCGAATGAGGAGGGGTTGGCTGGGTATTTGGATGCTTATTTTGGGGAAGATAACGTTCGCGAAGCGTGCGCGCAGCGCATACCGCCAAGTCGCCAAGAACGCCAAGAGGAGGAGGAGTTAATTAGTGGTTTGTTGATGCAGTGTACTGATGAGTTGGGGAGTTTGTTGAGGGGTTTGAATGGTGAGTATATTTTGCCTGCGCCTGGTGGTGATTTGTTGCGGGATGGGGCTGGGGTGTTACCTACGGGGAGGAATATTCACGCTTTAGATCCTTATAGAATGCCTTCTCCGGCGGCTTTTGCACGGGGTCGGGAGGTTGGTCGGAAAGTTATCGCCCAGCATTTGGCTGAACATGGGAGTTATCCGGAAACGGTGGCGGTGATGTTATGGGGTTTGGATGCTATTAAGACTAAGGGTGAGTCTCTGGGAATTCTTTTGGAGTTGGTGGGGGCTGAACCTGTGAAGGAGGGGACTGGGCGTATTGTGCGTTATGAGTTGCAGCCGTTGGCGCAGGTGGGACATCCCAGAATTGATATTTTGGGGAATTTGTCGGGGATTTTCCGCGATAGTTTTGTGAATATTATTGAATTATTGGATGATTTGTTTCAACGGGCGGCTGATGCTGATGAACCCGAAGACCAGAATTTTATCAGGAAGCACGCTTTGGCTTTGCAGGCGCAAGGTGTAGAAAATAGTTCGGCGAGATTGTTTTCTAATCCGGCTGGTGATTTCGGTTCTCTGGTAAATGATCAGGTAGTTGATGGTAATTGGGAATCTGGGGAAGAATTAGGCAATACTTGGCAAGGTCGTAATGTGTTTAGCTATGGTAGACAAGATAAGGGTCAGGCTAGACCGGAGATTTTAAATGCTTTATTAAAAACAAGCGATCGCATTGTTCAAGAAATCGATTCTGTAGAATATGGTTTAACCGACATTCAAGAATATTACGCTAATACTGGCGGTTTGAAAAAGGCGGCAGAAATGCAACGCGGTAAGAAAGTAACTACCAGCTTTGTGGAAAGTTTCTCGAAGGATACCACACCCCGAAACTTAGACGATTTACTCAGAATGGAGTACCGCAGTAAATTAGTCAATCCCAAATGGGCGCAAGCTATGGCAAATCAAGGTTCTGGTGGTGCGTTTGAAATTTCCCAACGGATGACGGCGTTAATTGGTTGGGGTGGGACTGCTGATTTTCAAGATGATTGGGTTTATGATCAAGCGGCTGATACTTATGCTTTAGATGCAGAGATGGCGGATAAGTTACGCAAGGCGAATCCTGAAGCTTTTCGGAATATTTTGAGCCGAATGATTGAGGCGCATGGGCGCGGTATTTGGCAAGCTGATGCAGATAAGCTGGATAAGTTGCGTCGGTTATATGATTTGACTGATGAACAATTGGAAGGTGTGACGGTTTAA
- a CDS encoding iron-containing alcohol dehydrogenase gives MENFVFYNPVKILFGKGQIANIAAEIPADAKILLIYGGGSIKSNGVYDQVKSALAGRNITEFGGIEPNPHLETLLKAVELVRKEEIDFLLAVGGGSVLDGTKFIAAAVPFVGDPWDILAKQAPVTAALPFGTVLTLPATGSEMNTNSVVTKWETQEKLFFASPLVFPRFSVLDPETTFSLPPRQISNGIVDAYAHVMEQYLTYPVNAPLQDRMAESILKTLIEEGPKTLAKPEDYDARANVMWCATMALNGLIGVGVPQDWATHMIGHELTALHGLDHAQTLAIVLPSNLEIRRDRKCQKLVQYAERVWGIVDGTEADRITEAIAQTRNFFESVGVCTHLSDYSVSLDTIPVIIERFQKRGFVALGEHQDVNPEIVDKILTLCA, from the coding sequence ATGGAAAACTTTGTTTTTTACAACCCAGTTAAAATCCTCTTTGGTAAAGGTCAAATCGCCAATATTGCTGCCGAAATTCCTGCTGATGCCAAAATTTTGCTGATTTATGGCGGAGGTAGCATCAAAAGTAATGGTGTTTATGACCAAGTGAAGTCTGCGTTAGCTGGACGTAATATCACTGAGTTTGGCGGAATTGAACCTAATCCCCACCTGGAAACTCTCCTCAAAGCAGTGGAACTGGTACGCAAAGAAGAAATTGATTTTTTACTAGCTGTGGGTGGAGGTTCAGTTCTTGACGGCACAAAATTTATTGCAGCTGCGGTTCCCTTTGTGGGTGATCCTTGGGATATCCTCGCCAAGCAAGCACCTGTAACTGCGGCTCTACCCTTCGGTACAGTTTTAACTTTACCAGCCACTGGTTCCGAAATGAATACAAATTCGGTTGTGACTAAATGGGAAACCCAAGAAAAACTATTCTTTGCTAGTCCCTTAGTGTTTCCGCGTTTTTCTGTTCTTGACCCCGAAACAACTTTTTCCCTACCTCCTCGGCAAATTAGCAATGGTATTGTTGATGCTTATGCCCATGTGATGGAACAATACTTGACTTATCCAGTGAATGCACCCTTGCAAGATCGGATGGCGGAGTCAATTTTGAAAACTTTGATTGAAGAAGGGCCAAAAACTTTAGCTAAACCTGAAGATTACGATGCACGGGCTAATGTCATGTGGTGTGCAACGATGGCATTAAATGGGTTAATTGGTGTAGGAGTACCCCAAGATTGGGCAACTCACATGATTGGTCATGAGTTGACAGCACTACACGGTTTAGATCATGCTCAAACTTTAGCGATTGTATTACCGAGTAATTTGGAAATTAGGCGCGATCGCAAATGCCAAAAACTTGTACAATATGCAGAGCGAGTTTGGGGCATTGTTGATGGTACTGAAGCAGACCGGATTACGGAGGCGATCGCACAAACTCGTAACTTCTTCGAGTCAGTTGGTGTCTGCACTCACCTATCTGACTACAGTGTAAGCTTAGATACTATTCCTGTCATTATTGAGCGTTTTCAAAAGCGCGGGTTTGTTGCTTTGGGCGAACATCAAGATGTTAACCCTGAGATTGTTGACAAGATTTTAACTCTCTGTGCCTAA
- a CDS encoding NYN domain-containing protein — translation MSTTNFTKAENSHKRPEEQPDLPRKNLIKNGTKHENTQKREPLSDSSSLKLENRGRVAIFIDGVSLFHTALQLGIEIDYLKLLCHLTGGSRLLRAFFYTAIDTSRPNAARPRPNEKQQGFLFWMRRNGYRVVTKEVQLADHTKKHNLNVEIAVDMITLAPYYDTAILVSGDRDLAYAVNAVSATGSRVEVVSLRALTSDSLIDVADEFIDLDRIKQYIQKDSHIGYSYRVLSNSKL, via the coding sequence ATGAGTACCACTAATTTTACCAAAGCAGAAAATTCCCATAAACGCCCAGAAGAACAACCTGATTTACCAAGAAAAAACTTGATAAAAAATGGTACAAAACATGAAAATACCCAAAAACGTGAACCTTTATCTGATAGTTCCTCCTTAAAACTAGAAAATCGTGGACGAGTAGCTATTTTCATTGATGGCGTAAGTCTATTTCATACAGCTTTACAACTCGGTATTGAAATCGACTATCTGAAATTGCTTTGCCATTTAACTGGGGGTTCGCGGTTGTTGCGTGCTTTCTTTTATACTGCTATCGATACCTCCCGACCAAATGCTGCACGTCCACGCCCGAATGAAAAACAACAAGGTTTCCTATTTTGGATGCGTCGCAATGGTTATCGTGTAGTTACCAAAGAAGTTCAACTGGCAGACCATACCAAAAAACACAATTTGAATGTAGAAATTGCTGTGGATATGATTACCTTAGCTCCTTACTATGATACAGCAATTTTAGTGAGTGGAGATAGAGATTTAGCTTATGCTGTTAATGCTGTCAGTGCGACCGGTTCTCGCGTTGAAGTTGTGAGTCTGCGGGCATTAACTAGCGACAGTTTGATTGATGTGGCTGATGAATTTATAGACCTCGATAGGATTAAACAATACATTCAGAAAGATTCCCATATAGGCTATAGTTATCGGGTGCTTTCCAATTCCAAGCTGTAA
- a CDS encoding ureidoglycolate lyase, with protein MNSSQTVQQLQAKWITPENFRPYGQVISASEDGKTFDGEDAQLNLENGTPRFYIMRLEKRGRKFDKITRHLQCTQCLGSLEGKDWLIAVCPPHNDLNQPVLAEIAAFRIPGNCFIKLNEGTWHAGPYFEHEVVDFYNLELADTNVVDHSTHDFLQSHQLEFEMLT; from the coding sequence ATGAATAGCTCACAAACAGTGCAACAATTGCAGGCAAAATGGATAACACCAGAAAATTTTCGCCCTTATGGACAGGTAATTTCTGCAAGTGAAGATGGTAAAACTTTTGATGGGGAAGATGCTCAATTAAACCTAGAAAATGGCACACCGCGATTTTATATTATGAGATTAGAAAAGCGGGGGCGGAAGTTTGATAAAATTACCCGTCATTTGCAATGTACTCAATGTTTAGGTTCTTTAGAAGGTAAGGATTGGTTAATTGCAGTTTGTCCTCCTCATAATGATTTGAATCAACCAGTATTAGCAGAAATTGCTGCTTTCCGCATCCCAGGAAATTGCTTTATTAAATTAAATGAGGGTACTTGGCACGCTGGACCATATTTTGAGCATGAAGTGGTAGACTTTTATAATTTAGAACTTGCTGATACGAATGTAGTCGATCATTCTACTCATGATTTTCTCCAGAGTCATCAATTAGAATTTGAGATGTTAACTTAA
- the holA gene encoding DNA polymerase III subunit delta: protein MPIYVYWGEDDFAIEKAVTILRDRILDPLWTSFNYTSLSPDQPDAAIAGLNEVMTPPFGAGGRLVWLINTTLCQHCPENILAELTRTLSVIPENSWLLLTTRNKPDERLKSTKLLKKSADEFREFPLIPPWKIDLLVQSVNQVAQTVGVKLTNRTAEILAEAVGNDTRLLYNEMEKLRLYTSDRGKPLDVETITQLVRNTTQNSLQLAAAIRMGETAKALTILADLINAAEPGLKIVATLIGQFRTWLLVKIAMETGERNPQAIAKLAEINNPKRIYFLQQEVKSLSVQQLISCLPLLLELEVSLKQGATEAQTLQTKVIELCQVCQRGGH from the coding sequence ATGCCAATTTATGTATACTGGGGTGAGGATGATTTTGCTATCGAAAAAGCAGTGACAATATTGCGCGATCGCATTCTCGATCCTCTCTGGACAAGTTTTAACTATACATCTTTATCCCCAGACCAACCCGACGCAGCAATTGCGGGTTTAAATGAAGTCATGACACCACCCTTTGGCGCTGGTGGACGGTTGGTGTGGCTCATCAATACTACCCTGTGTCAGCATTGCCCAGAAAATATTTTAGCAGAACTCACGCGCACCCTCTCAGTCATTCCCGAAAACTCCTGGTTATTACTCACCACCCGCAACAAACCAGATGAACGCCTGAAATCTACCAAATTACTGAAAAAATCTGCCGATGAATTTCGAGAATTTCCCCTCATCCCACCCTGGAAAATAGATTTGCTGGTACAGTCTGTGAATCAAGTTGCTCAAACTGTGGGCGTAAAACTAACGAACCGGACTGCGGAAATTTTAGCAGAAGCTGTGGGCAATGACACACGACTCCTGTATAATGAAATGGAAAAACTACGACTTTATACATCGGATAGAGGTAAGCCTTTAGACGTAGAGACCATTACGCAATTAGTTAGAAATACTACTCAAAATAGTTTACAATTGGCAGCAGCAATTAGAATGGGAGAGACAGCTAAAGCCTTAACTATTTTGGCTGATCTCATCAATGCTGCCGAACCGGGATTAAAGATAGTTGCTACTCTCATAGGTCAATTTCGTACCTGGTTATTGGTTAAAATTGCTATGGAAACTGGGGAACGCAATCCCCAAGCGATCGCTAAATTAGCCGAAATTAACAATCCCAAACGTATTTACTTTTTGCAGCAAGAAGTGAAATCACTTTCTGTACAGCAATTAATCTCCTGCTTACCACTACTATTAGAGTTAGAAGTAAGTCTCAAGCAAGGAGCCACTGAAGCTCAAACACTTCAGACTAAAGTAATAGAACTTTGTCAAGTATGTCAACGTGGCGGACATTAA
- a CDS encoding DUF4168 domain-containing protein, translating into MIRITNLFFQTSLQHISSRSLFFGILTTASLVTSSLTFSPHADAQTPAVNNSVNNTDITSYAQAVLAMETPRQQAFDEIKKLIGGGEIPKIICNDSNSMNGLPRKVQNIAVTYCEDSKKIVENNGLSIDLFNKITVELQNNNNLKREVYNTLIRLQKTPETR; encoded by the coding sequence ATGATCAGAATCACTAATTTATTTTTTCAAACTAGTTTGCAACATATATCTTCCCGGAGTCTATTTTTCGGCATTCTTACCACTGCAAGTTTAGTTACCAGTAGTCTCACCTTTAGCCCCCACGCCGATGCTCAAACACCTGCGGTTAACAATTCAGTTAACAATACTGACATTACCAGCTACGCTCAAGCGGTTTTGGCAATGGAAACACCCCGTCAACAGGCTTTTGATGAGATTAAAAAACTGATTGGCGGTGGAGAGATACCCAAAATTATTTGTAATGATAGCAACAGTATGAACGGTCTACCACGGAAGGTTCAAAATATAGCCGTGACTTACTGTGAAGACTCTAAAAAAATAGTTGAAAATAATGGACTGAGTATTGATTTGTTTAACAAAATTACTGTAGAACTACAAAATAACAATAACTTAAAACGAGAAGTTTACAATACATTGATCCGCCTGCAAAAAACCCCAGAAACTCGGTAG
- a CDS encoding vanadium-dependent haloperoxidase: MRPERPEPSDCKELGPENNKQRQTSSRKIRQEAAQIAFNRGISDHVCNGEEQDYLGADGTPNYIANFSKGLPHNQLGEVDPKAYKSLLKALESGKPQDFEAIILGKGRKLTNPQAGLGFDLQGPDGHAITIPPAPRIDSPLNSGEMAEIYWMALLRDINFTDFNNNALVQEAAADLSKLSDFDGPKVGASVTPETLFRGNYAGDLVGPYISQFLLKDIPYGSLTISQRQKTVQPDINYLTDYDEWLNVQNGGLAGADKFDPTPRYIRNIRDIGQYVHVDALYEAYLNACLILLDDIKAPLDEGNPYNNSKTQIGFGTLGGPHILSLVTEVATRALKAVWFQKWYVHRRIRPEAFGGLLHNHLTGKAKYPIDQEIFGSSALEKVYSLCGTYLLPMAFPEGSPTHPAYGAGHATVAGACVTILKAWFDESWKIPHPVVPNDDGTELIAYTGADAEKLTVGGELNKVAANISLGRDGAGVHWRTDYTESVKLGEQIAIGLLQEQSLTYNEEHCFSLTKFDNTKVKISRD; the protein is encoded by the coding sequence ATGCGTCCAGAACGTCCAGAACCTTCAGATTGCAAAGAACTTGGCCCGGAAAACAATAAACAACGGCAAACATCATCTCGCAAAATCCGCCAAGAGGCAGCACAAATTGCCTTTAACAGAGGGATTTCAGACCATGTTTGTAATGGTGAAGAACAGGATTATTTGGGTGCTGATGGGACTCCTAACTATATTGCTAACTTCTCCAAAGGTTTGCCACACAATCAACTAGGCGAAGTAGATCCCAAAGCCTACAAATCCCTACTCAAAGCACTTGAAAGTGGCAAACCACAAGACTTTGAGGCTATTATTCTGGGCAAAGGTCGCAAATTGACCAATCCTCAAGCCGGACTAGGTTTTGATCTACAAGGCCCTGACGGTCATGCAATTACTATCCCTCCTGCACCCCGCATTGATTCGCCACTAAACTCAGGGGAAATGGCTGAAATTTACTGGATGGCGTTGCTGCGGGATATCAACTTCACCGACTTTAACAATAATGCCTTGGTGCAAGAAGCAGCAGCAGACTTATCAAAATTATCCGATTTTGATGGGCCAAAAGTTGGCGCAAGTGTCACCCCAGAGACCCTTTTTCGAGGTAATTATGCTGGTGATTTAGTTGGCCCTTACATTTCCCAGTTTTTGCTCAAGGATATTCCCTACGGTTCCCTGACTATTTCCCAAAGACAGAAAACTGTACAACCAGATATCAATTATTTGACTGATTACGACGAGTGGCTAAATGTGCAGAACGGTGGTTTGGCAGGTGCAGATAAATTCGATCCTACACCCCGCTATATTCGCAACATCCGAGATATTGGTCAGTATGTCCACGTCGATGCTCTCTACGAAGCTTACCTGAATGCTTGTTTAATTCTGTTAGACGACATTAAAGCTCCATTAGATGAAGGTAACCCCTACAATAACTCAAAGACTCAAATCGGGTTCGGTACCTTGGGTGGCCCACACATCCTGAGTTTGGTGACGGAAGTCGCAACCAGGGCGCTAAAAGCTGTGTGGTTCCAAAAGTGGTATGTGCATCGCCGCATACGTCCAGAAGCCTTTGGTGGACTACTTCATAACCATCTCACCGGAAAGGCGAAATATCCTATTGATCAGGAGATTTTTGGCTCCAGTGCCTTGGAAAAAGTCTACAGCCTGTGTGGTACTTATTTGCTACCAATGGCATTCCCCGAAGGTTCTCCTACCCATCCCGCCTATGGTGCTGGACACGCTACTGTCGCTGGTGCTTGTGTGACAATTCTCAAAGCATGGTTCGATGAATCTTGGAAGATTCCCCACCCAGTGGTTCCCAATGATGACGGTACTGAGCTAATAGCATACACTGGTGCTGATGCCGAAAAACTGACTGTAGGTGGTGAATTGAACAAAGTAGCTGCTAACATTTCACTTGGTCGTGATGGTGCTGGTGTTCACTGGCGCACAGACTATACTGAATCTGTAAAACTAGGTGAGCAAATAGCCATTGGACTTTTGCAAGAACAATCACTTACCTATAATGAGGAACATTGCTTCTCTTTAACTAAGTTCGATAACACAAAAGTGAAAATTTCTCGTGACTGA
- a CDS encoding site-2 protease family protein, with product MNGTIRVGNLFGIPFYIHPSWFLVLGLVAWSYSSGLTAQFPLLSGGLALTLGLMTALLLFASVVAHELGHSFVAIRQGIDVKSITLFIFGGLASLEKESETPGEAFWVAIAGPLVSLVLCGVFTVIGVTTAATGATAAILGVLASVNLALALFNLIPGLPLDGGNILKAAVWKITGNPYKGVTFASRVGQIFGWVAIASGLIPLLLFGSFANSWNLLIGFFLLQNAGKTAQFARVQQQFTGLTAADAVTDNSPIVSANASLREFADQRIFNNQDWKTFLVTDEDGKLIGAINLNDLRTVPTTQWTETPVSAVMKSIEESTTVKSDQPLLEVVQLLEQQKLSTISVIRDNGVLVGILEKAAIIQLLQNKTQPNPV from the coding sequence ATGAATGGCACAATTCGCGTTGGTAATCTCTTCGGGATTCCCTTCTATATCCATCCGTCATGGTTTCTAGTTCTGGGCTTGGTAGCCTGGAGTTATAGCAGTGGACTGACGGCACAATTTCCCTTGTTATCTGGGGGATTAGCTTTAACACTGGGATTGATGACAGCGTTGCTATTGTTTGCTTCTGTCGTCGCCCATGAATTAGGACATAGTTTTGTCGCAATTCGCCAAGGAATTGATGTAAAATCCATCACCTTATTTATATTTGGTGGCTTGGCTAGTTTAGAAAAAGAATCGGAAACCCCAGGGGAAGCATTTTGGGTGGCGATCGCAGGTCCCTTAGTTAGCCTCGTCCTCTGTGGTGTATTCACAGTCATTGGTGTAACTACGGCAGCCACAGGTGCAACCGCAGCTATCCTTGGTGTTCTGGCTTCTGTTAACTTGGCATTAGCGTTATTTAACTTGATTCCTGGCTTACCTTTAGATGGTGGTAATATCCTCAAGGCTGCTGTGTGGAAGATTACAGGCAACCCCTACAAAGGTGTAACTTTCGCCAGTCGCGTAGGACAAATATTTGGTTGGGTAGCGATCGCCTCTGGTTTAATTCCCCTACTATTATTTGGTAGCTTCGCTAACTCTTGGAACTTGTTAATCGGTTTCTTCTTGTTGCAAAATGCTGGTAAAACAGCCCAATTTGCCAGAGTACAGCAACAATTCACAGGTTTGACCGCAGCAGATGCTGTTACAGACAATAGCCCCATTGTATCTGCCAATGCCAGCCTCAGAGAGTTTGCTGACCAACGAATTTTTAACAATCAAGATTGGAAAACATTCTTAGTCACTGATGAAGATGGAAAATTAATCGGCGCAATCAATCTTAATGATTTGCGGACTGTTCCCACAACACAGTGGACAGAAACCCCAGTCAGCGCCGTGATGAAGTCCATTGAAGAATCTACCACAGTTAAATCAGATCAACCCCTGTTGGAAGTAGTACAGTTACTCGAACAACAAAAGTTATCTACGATTTCTGTGATTCGTGACAATGGTGTACTGGTGGGAATTTTAGAAAAAGCAGCGATTATTCAGTTACTGCAAAATAAAACTCAACCTAATCCTGTATAG